A portion of the Manihot esculenta cultivar AM560-2 chromosome 2, M.esculenta_v8, whole genome shotgun sequence genome contains these proteins:
- the LOC110608743 gene encoding G-type lectin S-receptor-like serine/threonine-protein kinase RLK1 has product MDSSLACLLFSLFLLPRSLLAQNTNNIMVGSSLTAGDNKVRPWLSPSEDFAFGFHQLEKKDLYLPAIWYNKISTKTIVWYANIEYEPAVAPPRSKLELTADRGLVLTSPQGAEIWKSGINLGEAANGFMNDTGNFILSNSRSEILWESFDYPTDTLLPGQTLERGGQILSSRLTETNFSRGRFQFRLIPDGNAVLNSNNLPTGYAYAAYFFSNTVDSNLSNAGLRVVFNDSGYLYVLRASGIRVLLTPGRVVSAAENYQRVTLNFDGVFVQYSHPKNSTGNGGKWSVIRTMPDNICTGIIGLEGNTPCGFNGVCRLSTDQRPICSCPQRFSLLDPNDPHGGCRPDFYPQFCEENVSNSLKDFDFFELENTDWPTSDYDRYTPSNVEECQNACSEDCFCNVVVFKEGNCWKKKLPLSNGRRDDDFNGKTFIKVRKGNYTIRGPPLLPSPTPSEKKNKDSLVLVVSVLLGGSVLVNFVLSFYHLFFYHKKSKRIPPVAETAAESNLRCFSYKELFIATNGFKEVAGRGSFGIVYKGEIEMATKVPVAVKKLDRIVEEGEKEFRTEVKVIGQTHHKNLVQLVGFCDEGQHRLLVYEFMSNGTLANFLFTKTKINWNQRIQIAFGIARGLVYLHEECSTQIIHCDIKPQNILLDDYYNAKISDFGLAKLLVLDQSQTFTAIRGTKGYVAPEWFRNMAVTVKADVYSFGVLLLEIICGRKCVDTDVSAERGLLIDWAYDCYREGTISALVEDDDEAMNDMKKLERFVMVAIWCIQEDPALRPTMKMVVLMLEGIVQVTAPPCPCPFSTVFS; this is encoded by the coding sequence ATGGATTCTTCTCTTGCTTGTCTTCTCTTCTCCTTGTTTTTGTTGCCACGTTCATTGCTCGCTCAAAATACTAATAATATAATGGTGGGAAGCTCTCTCACTGCAGGTGATAACAAAGTACGGCCATGGCTTTCACCTTCAGAGGATTTTGCTTTTGGGTTTCACCAGCTTGAGAAAAAAGATCTTTACTTGCCTGCTATATGGTATAACAAAATTTCTACCAAAACCATAGTCTGGTATGCAAATATTGAATATGAACCTGCAGTTGCACCACCAAGATCCAAGCTAGAGCTCACTGCTGATCGAGGGCTTGTTCTTACTAGCCCTCAAGGCGCAGAGATCTGGAAATCTGGTATCAATTTGGGAGAAGCTGCTAATGGTTTCATGAATGATACAGGAAACTTCATATTATCAAATTCACGCTCTGAAATTTTATGGGAGAGCTTTGATTATCCAACTGATACATTGTTGCCTGGACAGACACTAGAGAGAGGTGGACAAATTCTCTCTTCTAGACTTACAGAGACCAACTTCTCCCGTGGAAGGTTTCAGTTTCGTTTGATTCCAGATGGGAATGCTGTGCTAAATAGTAACAATTTGCCTACTGGTTATGCATATGCAGCCTATTTCTTTAGCAATACTGTTGATTCTAACTTATCAAATGCTGGGTTGCGAGTAGTATTCAACGATTCAGGTTATTTGTATGTGTTGCGAGCAAGCGGCATACGAGTGCTCCTCACGCCAGGAAGAGTTGTCTCAGCCGCAGAAAATTATCAGAGAGTAACTCTCAATTTTGATGGGGTCTTCGTACAGTATTCGCACCCCAAGAATTCCACTGGCAATGGAGGAAAGTGGTCTGTTATTCGTACGATGCCAGATAATATTTGTACCGGTATTATTGGATTAGAAGGAAACACACCCTGTGGCTTTAATGGTGTCTGCCGACTAAGCACTGATCAACGGCCAATCTGTAGCTGCCCACAAAGATTTTCTCTACTTGATCCAAATGATCCTCATGGAGGCTGCAGACCTGACTTTTATCCTCAGTTTTGTGAAGAAAATGTGTCTAATTCCCTGAAAGACTTTGATTTCTTTGAGCTGGAGAATACTGATTGGCCAACTTCTGATTATGATAGGTATACACCTTCTAATGTGGAAGAGTGTCAGAATGCATGTAGCGAAGATTGCTTCTGCAACGTAGTTGTATTTAAAGAAGGAAACTGCTGGAAGAAGAAGTTGCCACTTTCGAATGGTAGGCGAGACGATGATTTTAATGGAAAGACATTTATAAAAGTAAGAAAAGGTAATTATACAATAAGAGGACCTCCTCTATTACCTTCTCCAACTCCCAGTGAAAAGAAGAACAAGGATAGTTTGGTCCTAGTGGTGTCTGTGCTCTTAGGAGGTTCTGTGCTCGTCAACTTTGTGTTGAGCTTTTACCATTTGTTCTTCTACCACAAAAAGTCCAAAAGGATCCCTCCAGTCGCAGAAACAGCTGCAGAATCCAATTTGAGATGCTTTAGCTACAAGGAGCTTTTTATAGCAACAAATGGCTTCAAAGAAGTTGCAGGAAGAGGATCTTTTGGCATTGTTTATAAAGGGGAAATAGAAATGGCTACTAAAGTTCCAGTTGCTGTCAAGAAATTGGACAGAATAGTTGAAGAAGGTGAGAAGGAATTTAGGACTGAAGTTAAAGTGATTGGCCAAACACACCACAAGAATCTAGTCCAACTTGTTGGATTTTGTGATGAGGGACAACATCGGTTATTAGTGTACGAGTTCATGAGCAATGGAACGCTAGCAAACTTTCTTTTTACAAAGACAAAAATCAACTGGAACCAAAGAATCCAGATAGCATTTGGAATTGCTAGAGGACTTGTATACCTACACGAAGAGTGTAGCACTCAAATCATCCATTGCGACATAAAGCCTCAAAATATTCTCCTAGATGATTATTATAACGCCAAGATTTCCGATTTTGGATTGGCAAAGCTTTTGGTGTTGGATCAGAGCCAAACTTTTACTGCTATCAGAGGAACCAAAGGATATGTTGCACCAGAATGGTTCAGGAACATGGCTGTCACAGTAAAGGCCGATGTGTACAGCTTTGGAGTTTTATTGTTGGAAATAATTTGTGGTCGAAAGTGTGTCGATACAGACGTTAGTGCAGAGAGAGGACTTCTGATTGACTGGGCTTATGATTGTTACCGAGAAGGAACAATAAGTGCTTTGGTTGAAGATGATGACGAAGCCATGAATGATATGAAGAAGCTTGAGAGGTTTGTGATGGTTGCAATTTGGTGCATTCAGGAAGATCCTGCTTTAAGACCAACCATGAAAATGGTTGTTCTGATGCTTGAAGGTATTGTTCAAGTTACTGCTCCGCCATGTCCATGCCCATTTAGCACTGTATTTAGTTGA